One genomic segment of Geminocystis sp. M7585_C2015_104 includes these proteins:
- a CDS encoding tetratricopeptide repeat protein, which yields MSRLALSLGCGALVIAISTVLPPATATTIRPPDVYAQGMSNPVTAEDYYQRGLSFLEKQDYNRAIADFQKAAQLEPNSVKAHLGLGLVHWLSNNYPETIKEMTKVIQMDPSVVLAYQVRGDAYLETREYQKAISDYTTALKSEQLPVTYFNRGRCYFFSQDYSRALADFDKALQLEPNAIDYYYFRGLTHYNLENYQRAIEDFTRVVTVEEYPPAYYFRSYSYFFLEDYQKSMTDINKAIALDNTDPDYYILRALNYWVVAKHENALTDARKALGMYEREGAKEKIELTKEMINSILLDMK from the coding sequence ATGAGTCGCCTTGCACTTTCCCTGGGTTGTGGCGCCCTGGTGATTGCCATCAGCACTGTGTTGCCCCCCGCTACAGCCACCACCATCCGCCCACCAGATGTTTATGCCCAGGGGATGTCCAACCCGGTCACCGCCGAAGACTACTACCAGAGGGGCCTTAGTTTTTTGGAAAAACAAGACTACAATAGGGCCATAGCAGACTTCCAAAAGGCGGCTCAACTGGAACCTAACAGCGTCAAGGCTCATCTCGGACTGGGACTTGTTCATTGGCTGTCAAATAACTACCCCGAAACCATAAAGGAAATGACAAAAGTGATACAGATGGATCCTTCGGTGGTGTTGGCCTATCAGGTGAGGGGGGATGCCTATTTAGAGACAAGAGAATACCAGAAAGCCATTTCCGATTATACCACAGCCCTCAAATCAGAACAGTTGCCCGTGACCTACTTCAATCGAGGGCGTTGTTATTTCTTCTCACAAGACTACAGCAGGGCATTAGCAGATTTTGACAAAGCCCTACAGTTGGAACCCAACGCCATAGACTATTATTATTTCAGGGGGTTGACTCACTACAACCTAGAAAACTACCAGAGGGCCATAGAAGACTTCACCAGGGTTGTAACTGTGGAAGAGTACCCCCCCGCATACTATTTCCGTAGCTATTCCTATTTCTTCTTAGAAGACTACCAGAAAAGCATGACCGACATCAACAAGGCCATTGCCCTGGATAATACAGATCCCGATTATTACATCCTAAGAGCCCTTAACTATTGGGTTGTGGCCAAACATGAAAATGCCCTCACTGACGCCCGAAAAGCATTGGGTATGTATGAAAGGGAGGGGGCAAAGGAAAAAATAGAACTCACCAAGGAGATGATTAACTCCATTCTGTTGGATATGAAATAA
- a CDS encoding FAD-binding oxidoreductase, whose protein sequence is MRRRIIVVGSGVIGSAIAYELSSNPQLEITLIDENDNPGSGATGAALGVLMGIISLKTKGRAWTLREASVRRYHQLIPELEELTGLSIPHNKDGTVKLLLDQEEITKYEKLAQLRASQGYSLQLWDIEKLRQNCPELDISATDTKGAVYSPYDWQVSPTPLTKALVKGASVKGVQCILGKRVIALRLNKSGVCEGVELEGHSLSADYVILATGLGTTPLVKPLGVDIRIEPVLGQALLLKYDKWSHPEGFNPVISGDDIHIAPLGDGQFWLGATVEFPSGQESEPTPSPDLLQQLYQRATEFYPNLKQATIMLSWTGQRPHPQGKPAPVIEKLSSHPNVILATGHYRNGILLAPATAQTVRQMIEAEI, encoded by the coding sequence ATGAGGAGAAGAATTATTGTGGTGGGGAGTGGGGTAATAGGCAGTGCCATAGCTTACGAGTTAAGTAGCAACCCCCAATTGGAAATAACCCTAATAGACGAGAATGATAACCCTGGCAGTGGCGCTACGGGAGCCGCATTAGGGGTTTTGATGGGGATAATCAGTCTAAAAACCAAGGGGAGGGCCTGGACATTAAGGGAAGCTAGTGTCCGCCGTTATCATCAGTTGATACCCGAATTGGAGGAATTGACGGGCTTATCCATCCCCCACAATAAAGATGGCACTGTCAAACTCCTTCTTGACCAGGAAGAGATAACCAAATACGAAAAACTGGCTCAACTGCGCGCTTCCCAAGGCTACTCGCTACAGTTGTGGGACATAGAAAAACTAAGACAAAACTGTCCAGAATTAGACATTTCTGCCACAGACACCAAGGGGGCAGTTTATTCTCCCTACGACTGGCAGGTAAGTCCAACCCCCCTCACCAAAGCCCTGGTTAAGGGTGCAAGTGTAAAAGGAGTACAATGTATTCTGGGCAAAAGAGTCATTGCCCTCAGGCTAAACAAAAGTGGCGTATGTGAAGGGGTGGAATTAGAGGGGCACTCCCTGTCTGCCGACTATGTGATTTTGGCCACGGGCTTAGGCACCACCCCTCTGGTTAAACCCCTGGGAGTGGACATAAGAATCGAACCAGTGTTGGGACAGGCCCTCTTACTAAAATATGACAAGTGGTCACACCCAGAAGGCTTTAACCCCGTCATAAGCGGCGACGATATTCACATAGCACCTCTCGGGGATGGACAATTCTGGCTGGGTGCCACCGTTGAGTTTCCCTCCGGACAAGAGTCTGAGCCCACCCCCAGTCCCGATTTGTTACAACAGTTATATCAAAGGGCAACCGAATTTTATCCCAACCTTAAACAGGCCACAATAATGTTATCCTGGACTGGCCAAAGACCCCATCCCCAGGGCAAGCCCGCACCGGTAATTGAAAAACTTTCCAGCCATCCCAATGTTATCCTAGCCACGGGCCACTACCGCAACGGCATCCTCCTCGCACCAGCCACTGCCCAAACTGTTAGGCAGATGATTGAAGCCGAAATTTAA
- a CDS encoding RNA polymerase sigma factor SigF codes for MKTISIDSSYTKENSQLFWEYRRTKNLEIRNKILELNMGLVRQEVCRWVNQCRESHEDLLQVGCIGLLRAIERFDPERGYAFSTFAVPYIRGEIQHYLRDKGCAIRIPRRCLELKNQANKAMRKLRNTLRRQPTDEEIARELGISLQEWEEVKLAHQNREPISLDVSTSDEDEKLTLADCLPDNRYRSFQLAEEDKIRLQNALGQLEDGIRKVLEFVFLKDLTQKETAEMLGVSVITVSRRLKKGVAKMRKLIHSEDCG; via the coding sequence ATGAAAACCATAAGTATTGACTCCAGCTACACAAAAGAGAATAGTCAACTCTTTTGGGAGTATAGACGGACAAAAAATCTGGAAATAAGAAATAAGATATTAGAATTGAATATGGGGTTGGTCCGTCAGGAAGTGTGCCGTTGGGTGAATCAATGTCGGGAGAGTCATGAGGACCTACTCCAGGTGGGGTGTATAGGCTTACTGAGGGCAATTGAGCGTTTTGACCCAGAAAGGGGGTACGCTTTTAGTACGTTTGCAGTACCCTACATCAGAGGGGAAATACAACACTATTTGCGAGATAAAGGTTGTGCCATTAGGATTCCCAGGCGCTGTTTGGAATTGAAAAACCAAGCCAACAAGGCAATGCGAAAACTGAGAAATACTCTTCGTCGTCAGCCAACGGATGAGGAGATAGCAAGGGAGTTAGGGATTTCTCTGCAAGAGTGGGAAGAGGTGAAACTGGCCCATCAAAACCGTGAACCCATTAGTTTAGATGTTAGCACCAGCGATGAAGATGAGAAACTTACCCTAGCCGATTGCCTCCCTGACAACCGCTATCGCAGCTTCCAACTGGCAGAAGAGGACAAAATCCGTCTGCAAAATGCCCTAGGTCAGTTAGAAGACGGCATTCGCAAGGTGTTAGAGTTTGTATTTCTCAAGGATTTAACCCAAAAGGAGACTGCAGAAATGCTGGGGGTGAGTGTAATAACAGTTTCTCGTCGTCTGAAAAAGGGAGTGGCTAAGATGAGAAAACTTATCCACTCAGAAGATTGTGGTTAA
- a CDS encoding class I SAM-dependent methyltransferase, with protein MTEKNQIFREKQKFFDLWARTYDLIPTTIFYQTIHRRLLSYVVLPSPCLVLDVGCGTGKLLNLLAARYPQLKGIGLDLSPEMLKQARKANRHHPRLIFVGGNAENLPFADNQFDAVFNTISFLHYPNPEAVFQEVARVLKPGGYFYLADYIAKETQNTVSISPGKIRFYSAKKREEMATSSGLLTVSHPYLFANVVLSIFHKNHWFKN; from the coding sequence ATGACAGAAAAAAATCAAATATTTAGAGAGAAACAAAAATTTTTCGACTTGTGGGCAAGAACTTACGATCTTATCCCTACGACTATATTTTATCAGACAATTCACCGTCGTTTATTGAGTTATGTTGTCCTTCCCTCCCCCTGTTTAGTGTTGGATGTGGGATGTGGTACAGGGAAACTACTTAACCTTTTAGCGGCAAGGTATCCACAATTAAAGGGGATTGGTTTAGATTTATCCCCAGAAATGCTAAAACAGGCGCGTAAGGCTAATCGTCATCATCCTAGACTTATTTTTGTGGGCGGCAATGCTGAAAATTTACCCTTTGCCGACAATCAGTTTGATGCGGTGTTTAACACTATCAGCTTTTTACATTATCCAAACCCAGAAGCGGTATTCCAAGAAGTGGCTAGAGTTTTGAAGCCAGGTGGATACTTCTACCTGGCAGATTACATAGCAAAAGAAACACAAAATACAGTTTCTATCTCTCCTGGAAAAATTCGGTTTTATAGTGCCAAGAAGAGAGAAGAAATGGCCACTTCATCAGGGCTTTTAACTGTTTCTCATCCCTATCTTTTCGCCAATGTTGTGCTTTCCATTTTTCACAAAAACCATTGGTTTAAAAATTGA
- a CDS encoding thermonuclease family protein codes for MTFRLIKGTFHVVGYSPDGDSVRFKAKNPENWNLLAGIPTVLNEENHAQIRLLGIDSLETHFRNFQQQWGFTSANFLLEKLEIEGVKWDEEKKTVVAAKDKNPGFILAKKTDQHGRPLAFVFTGDIDHPDGAEFLLPVGLLFKSANYQSLAWGQSYPTYYRGIAPTLRAKMTGAVVKARNKKIGIWQSDVTNQGFRVWDLFDVSKNIVILPKLFRRLIAYLETSSELSGFKNSIVKSEKVLILPHKKKKLFRDIILQQEDFFCLSELPENLIYL; via the coding sequence ATGACATTTCGTCTGATTAAGGGAACCTTTCACGTAGTCGGATACTCCCCAGATGGAGATTCGGTTCGTTTTAAAGCCAAAAATCCCGAAAACTGGAATTTGTTGGCGGGCATACCAACAGTATTGAATGAAGAAAATCATGCCCAAATCCGTCTTCTAGGCATTGATAGTTTAGAAACTCACTTCCGCAACTTTCAACAACAGTGGGGTTTTACTTCTGCAAACTTTTTATTAGAAAAGCTGGAAATAGAGGGAGTAAAATGGGATGAAGAGAAAAAAACAGTTGTGGCTGCCAAGGACAAAAACCCAGGATTTATACTGGCAAAAAAAACAGATCAACATGGTCGTCCTCTGGCTTTTGTTTTCACTGGCGATATTGATCACCCAGACGGTGCGGAATTCTTACTCCCCGTGGGTTTATTATTCAAATCGGCAAATTATCAAAGTTTGGCCTGGGGACAATCTTATCCTACTTACTATCGGGGAATAGCACCAACTTTGAGGGCCAAAATGACTGGCGCGGTAGTCAAAGCCAGGAATAAAAAAATAGGCATATGGCAATCCGATGTCACCAATCAGGGTTTTAGGGTTTGGGACCTATTTGATGTTAGCAAGAACATCGTAATATTACCAAAACTATTTCGGCGTCTGATAGCCTATCTGGAAACCAGTAGTGAACTTAGTGGTTTTAAAAACTCAATAGTGAAATCAGAAAAAGTGTTGATTCTACCCCACAAGAAAAAGAAACTATTCCGTGACATCATCCTACAACAAGAGGACTTCTTTTGCCTCTCAGAATTACCAGAAAACTTGATCTATCTATAG
- a CDS encoding glycosyltransferase family 4 protein, producing MISSFLISAAVSGIISEYNSILGEWINDPHGGGPQKFHTKPTPRVGGIGVFLGVALGLLLFGWRQRESAQQAILLLLSSLPAFVAGLGEDITKQVPVKVRLTLCLLSGTLAFFLLEGGITRTGVSLLDHILNSAPLSLAFTMLAIGGYANAINIIDGFNGLAGGVCVIILCGLAYVCYRVDDWFLLHSCIVVLVSVLGFLVWNYPSGRIFLGDGGAYFLGFALGTISVLLVHRHPTVSPWFPVLLAIYPVWETLFSIYRRQLLRGASAGNADRLHLHSLIYKRVLKASCKKGDRCVLNSTTSVYLWFFSLISFIPAVIFWQETPALQIFTLSWIVFYIWLYASIVRFKTPIWFKLNLKPNFHGIRT from the coding sequence ATGATTTCTTCCTTTCTAATCTCCGCAGCTGTATCTGGTATCATATCGGAGTACAATAGTATTCTGGGGGAATGGATAAATGATCCTCATGGGGGAGGGCCACAGAAATTCCACACTAAACCGACTCCCCGTGTGGGGGGCATAGGAGTGTTTTTGGGAGTGGCACTGGGCCTTCTCCTATTTGGCTGGCGGCAACGAGAATCTGCCCAACAGGCCATACTATTACTATTGTCGTCCCTTCCCGCCTTTGTTGCAGGTTTAGGGGAAGACATCACAAAACAAGTCCCTGTTAAGGTCAGATTGACCCTGTGTTTGCTTTCTGGTACACTAGCGTTTTTCCTGCTGGAGGGGGGAATCACAAGGACTGGTGTTTCCCTTTTGGATCATATCCTGAATTCTGCACCCCTTTCTCTGGCTTTCACCATGCTGGCTATTGGCGGTTATGCCAACGCCATAAACATCATTGATGGTTTTAATGGCCTAGCCGGTGGTGTTTGTGTCATTATACTCTGTGGACTGGCCTACGTATGCTATAGGGTTGACGACTGGTTTTTGCTGCACAGCTGTATCGTAGTGTTAGTATCTGTTCTGGGCTTTCTGGTGTGGAATTACCCCAGTGGCAGGATTTTTCTGGGCGATGGCGGGGCTTATTTTCTCGGTTTTGCTTTGGGCACCATTTCCGTTTTACTAGTCCACCGACACCCCACAGTATCCCCCTGGTTTCCCGTACTTCTGGCTATCTACCCCGTTTGGGAAACTCTCTTTTCCATCTACAGAAGACAACTGCTAAGAGGAGCTTCCGCTGGTAATGCAGATAGGTTACATCTCCACTCATTGATCTACAAAAGAGTCCTCAAAGCCTCCTGCAAAAAGGGGGATAGATGTGTATTAAATTCTACTACTAGTGTATATTTATGGTTTTTTAGTCTGATAAGCTTTATCCCCGCTGTTATCTTTTGGCAAGAAACACCAGCACTACAAATATTCACCCTATCATGGATTGTTTTTTACATCTGGTTGTATGCCAGTATTGTCAGGTTTAAAACGCCAATCTGGTTTAAATTAAATCTTAAACCCAACTTTCATGGTATAAGAACATAA
- the galE gene encoding UDP-glucose 4-epimerase GalE: MEILVTGGAGYIGSHVVKQLLEYNDCAITIIDNLSTGSLKTIQTLETIRDDRNNLKFIKTDLSDFSKIEEIFKANSFQAIIHFAASIIVPESVTNPLKYYLNNTTNTINLINLAVKYGVSKFIFSSTAAVYGNPEEIPVREDTPTHPINPYGMSKLMSENVLKDAAKAYRGFKYVILRYFNVAGADIKNRIGQCFPNATHLIKVAAETAVGKRDKLYIFGDDYPTFDGTCIRDYIHVDDLSYAHLMALEYLNNHDSDVFNCGYGYGYSVKQVIETMKRVSGVDFPVEVVGRREGDAACLVANSDKIKTLMGWQPKYNQLELICQTALNWEKKLLSGY, from the coding sequence ATGGAGATTTTAGTCACCGGTGGCGCTGGCTATATAGGTAGTCACGTGGTAAAACAATTACTAGAATACAATGACTGTGCTATAACAATAATAGACAACTTGTCCACAGGTTCTTTAAAAACTATTCAAACTCTAGAAACTATTAGGGATGATAGGAACAATCTAAAATTCATCAAAACTGACCTGAGTGATTTTAGCAAAATAGAAGAAATATTCAAAGCCAATTCCTTCCAGGCCATTATTCATTTTGCCGCGAGCATCATAGTGCCAGAAAGTGTTACCAATCCCCTTAAATACTACCTGAACAACACCACAAACACCATAAATCTGATAAATTTGGCAGTGAAATATGGGGTTTCGAAATTTATATTTTCCTCCACAGCGGCAGTTTACGGCAATCCAGAAGAAATCCCCGTAAGGGAAGATACTCCCACCCACCCCATTAACCCCTACGGCATGAGTAAATTGATGAGTGAAAATGTACTCAAAGATGCTGCCAAGGCTTATAGGGGATTTAAGTATGTAATCCTAAGGTATTTTAATGTAGCCGGCGCCGACATCAAAAACAGAATCGGCCAATGTTTTCCTAATGCCACCCACCTGATCAAAGTTGCCGCGGAAACTGCTGTTGGCAAAAGGGATAAATTGTACATCTTCGGTGACGACTATCCTACCTTTGATGGCACTTGTATAAGAGACTATATTCATGTAGATGATTTGAGCTATGCCCATTTAATGGCACTAGAATACCTGAACAACCATGACAGTGATGTGTTTAATTGTGGCTATGGCTACGGTTATTCAGTAAAACAGGTGATAGAAACCATGAAGAGGGTTTCTGGAGTGGATTTCCCAGTAGAAGTAGTCGGCAGAAGAGAGGGAGATGCCGCCTGTCTAGTGGCCAACAGTGACAAAATTAAAACCTTGATGGGGTGGCAGCCCAAGTATAACCAGTTGGAGCTCATCTGTCAAACCGCCCTCAACTGGGAGAAAAAGCTACTGTCTGGTTACTGA
- a CDS encoding cytochrome b6-f complex iron-sulfur subunit — protein MTQIAGNADAPDMGRRQFLNLITFGTVTGVALGALYPYISYFVPESASGTGGGVAAKDKLGNDVVASEFLASHQAGERVLVQGLKGDPTYLIITEDKQIANYGLNAVCTHLGCVVPWNAAENKFICPCHGSQYNSEGKVVRGPAPLSLALVHAEVRNDKVFLSPWEETDFRTGEEPWWV, from the coding sequence ATGACACAAATAGCAGGAAACGCTGATGCACCCGATATGGGGCGTCGTCAGTTTCTCAATCTTATTACCTTTGGCACAGTCACCGGTGTGGCTTTAGGGGCACTGTATCCCTACATTAGCTACTTTGTGCCTGAGTCTGCTAGTGGCACTGGTGGCGGTGTTGCTGCCAAGGATAAACTAGGCAATGACGTGGTGGCTAGTGAATTTTTAGCTAGTCACCAAGCGGGAGAGCGCGTCTTAGTCCAAGGCTTGAAGGGGGATCCTACCTACCTCATCATCACCGAGGATAAACAAATAGCTAATTACGGCTTGAATGCTGTTTGTACACATTTAGGTTGCGTGGTCCCTTGGAATGCGGCAGAAAACAAGTTTATATGTCCCTGCCATGGTTCCCAGTATAATAGCGAAGGCAAGGTGGTTCGTGGCCCAGCCCCCCTGTCTTTGGCCCTAGTCCACGCCGAAGTCCGCAATGACAAGGTATTCCTCAGCCCCTGGGAAGAAACCGACTTCCGTACCGGCGAAGAGCCCTGGTGGGTTTAA
- a CDS encoding apocytochrome f translates to MRKEKYRIPQIAVRFLLVTLAAVGLLFTPAPQAYAYPFWAQQTAPDTPREATGRIVCANCHLAAKPVEIEIPHAVLPDTVFEAVVKIPYDHSQQQILGDGSKGGLNVGAVLMLPDGFKIAPQERIPEEMKERVNGVYFQPYKEGKDNWIIVGPLPGDQYEEIVFPILSPDPKSDPNIHYGKYAVHVGGNRGRGQIYPTGDLSNNNVFRATTAGVITKITKTEMGGYSVTINNNGEETTVDIPPGPELIVSEGQQIAAGAPLTNDPNVGGFGQKDTEIVLQSPERVKWLLVFIASIMISQVLLVLKKKQVEKVQEAGLYF, encoded by the coding sequence ATGAGAAAAGAGAAATACCGTATACCGCAAATAGCAGTTAGATTCCTTTTGGTGACACTGGCGGCAGTAGGGTTACTATTCACCCCCGCGCCACAAGCATACGCCTACCCCTTCTGGGCACAACAAACCGCCCCAGATACCCCAAGGGAAGCCACCGGCCGTATTGTTTGTGCCAACTGCCATTTAGCCGCCAAGCCTGTTGAAATCGAAATCCCCCATGCTGTACTGCCAGATACTGTATTTGAGGCTGTAGTTAAGATACCCTACGACCACTCCCAACAACAAATCTTAGGGGATGGGAGCAAGGGTGGATTAAACGTAGGGGCAGTGTTGATGCTGCCTGATGGTTTTAAAATAGCCCCCCAAGAGCGTATTCCCGAGGAAATGAAGGAAAGGGTTAACGGGGTTTACTTCCAACCCTACAAGGAAGGGAAAGACAACTGGATTATTGTTGGCCCCCTGCCCGGTGACCAATACGAGGAAATTGTTTTCCCCATCCTCTCCCCTGATCCTAAATCCGATCCTAACATTCACTACGGCAAATATGCAGTCCATGTGGGTGGCAATCGCGGCAGAGGCCAAATTTACCCCACCGGCGATTTGAGCAACAACAATGTGTTTCGGGCTACTACGGCCGGTGTTATCACCAAGATTACCAAAACTGAAATGGGTGGCTACAGCGTCACCATCAACAACAACGGTGAAGAAACCACTGTAGATATACCCCCCGGCCCTGAATTGATTGTTTCTGAAGGACAACAAATAGCTGCCGGTGCGCCTCTCACCAATGATCCCAATGTGGGGGGTTTTGGCCAAAAAGACACCGAAATTGTACTACAGAGTCCTGAACGAGTCAAGTGGTTACTGGTATTCATTGCCAGCATTATGATCTCTCAGGTCCTTCTCGTCCTCAAGAAAAAACAAGTTGAGAAGGTTCAAGAGGCCGGTTTGTACTTCTAA